The Desulfovibrio litoralis DSM 11393 genome includes a window with the following:
- a CDS encoding OmpA family protein, with amino-acid sequence MKLAKILSLVIAMLMLCVSSVFAQSGQAVRKVDSFTFFVDQSGSMMMTNKEVKLNKTELAKEVLKRVNNRIPDLGYAGGLHTFAPFSEVLTIAPYDKAKMDGAIASLKSNLDIYARFTPMGYGIDSFAPVASTMARPAAIILVTDGESNQGNDPVAEAQSVYAANPNVCFHIISLADTVKGKQVLDQIAALNACTVKVDAKELLTSDAAVDKFVADVFYNYGGKIVLRSVLFNFDSDVITSESAAILDEVAGMLKAQNNHFSIAGHTCNIGSAQYNMGLSIRRADSVKRYLVKQGVSSDKMTTRGYGLTEPKYSNATEEGRRLNRRVDIDPMNK; translated from the coding sequence ATGAAATTGGCTAAAATTCTTAGTTTAGTGATCGCAATGCTCATGCTTTGCGTAAGTTCCGTATTCGCCCAAAGTGGGCAAGCGGTAAGAAAGGTTGATTCTTTTACTTTCTTTGTTGACCAATCTGGTTCTATGATGATGACTAACAAAGAAGTAAAACTCAACAAAACCGAACTCGCAAAAGAAGTTCTAAAAAGAGTAAACAACCGCATTCCTGATCTTGGTTATGCTGGTGGCTTACATACTTTTGCTCCTTTCAGCGAAGTTCTTACTATTGCACCTTATGACAAAGCTAAAATGGACGGTGCAATCGCTTCTCTTAAGAGCAACCTAGATATTTATGCTCGTTTTACCCCAATGGGTTACGGCATTGATTCTTTTGCTCCTGTTGCAAGCACAATGGCTCGCCCTGCTGCTATCATCTTAGTAACCGACGGTGAAAGCAACCAAGGTAACGACCCTGTTGCAGAAGCTCAAAGCGTTTACGCAGCTAACCCTAATGTATGTTTCCACATCATTTCTTTAGCTGATACCGTAAAAGGCAAACAAGTTTTAGATCAAATCGCTGCTCTTAACGCTTGTACCGTTAAAGTGGACGCAAAAGAACTTTTAACTAGCGATGCCGCTGTTGATAAGTTTGTTGCCGACGTTTTCTATAACTATGGTGGAAAAATTGTTTTACGTAGCGTATTGTTCAACTTTGACTCTGATGTAATAACTTCTGAGTCTGCTGCTATCTTAGACGAAGTTGCCGGTATGTTAAAAGCTCAAAACAATCACTTCTCTATTGCCGGTCATACCTGTAACATCGGTTCAGCTCAATACAACATGGGTCTTTCCATCCGTCGTGCTGACTCTGTTAAGAGATATCTCGTAAAACAAGGTGTTTCTTCAGACAAGATGACCACTCGTGGTTACGGATTAACAGAGCCTAAGTACAGCAATGCTACAGAAGAAGGCAGACGTTTAAACCGTCGTGTTGATATCGATCCTATGAATAAATAG
- a CDS encoding dihydrolipoyl dehydrogenase family protein, with translation MNCDLAIIGAGAAGIKAAQVAAEKGLKVVLIERGFIGGTCLNSGCVPTKHLLSQTDFLKQLNYQQQDKLEHSLMNYDLIKIQQRKDELIAILRQETAERLEALGVIILKGKANFIKTNKLNIVLSGENQELSFKNAIIATGSAPVALPNIRPDGGSVLASSSIINLKKAPKDLIILGGGAIGIELGSFFHRLGTKIIMVEGRDRIAATEEPTISERLSKQLIEKGWELHIGKPVVSLVTVDDESVLTFADGNQLKAEFSLVAIGRKPLSQGLGLEEIGINLNQRGFIETDENCTSNIPNIYAIGDVNGKIMMAHIAEQQAMIAVNHILKEHTDYKIKHVSSCIYGDIELIKVGNSVAELKTQGKTVQISTAEFKDNIFAKCLGENDAFVQIAWVNDKIASISAIGQNVSHLITQAIILVNKEFTKDDMQKIFLPVPIFDETLKTAILNKRQQA, from the coding sequence ATGAACTGTGATCTTGCAATTATCGGTGCCGGAGCGGCAGGCATTAAAGCCGCTCAAGTCGCCGCCGAAAAAGGTTTAAAAGTTGTCTTGATAGAAAGAGGATTTATCGGAGGAACCTGTTTAAACTCCGGTTGTGTTCCCACTAAACACCTGCTTTCTCAAACGGATTTTTTAAAACAATTAAATTATCAACAACAAGACAAACTTGAACATTCTTTAATGAATTATGATTTAATAAAAATTCAGCAAAGAAAAGATGAACTGATTGCAATATTGCGACAAGAAACAGCGGAAAGACTTGAAGCTTTGGGTGTAATCATCTTAAAAGGCAAAGCAAATTTTATCAAAACAAATAAATTAAACATAGTCTTATCAGGTGAAAATCAAGAGCTAAGTTTTAAAAACGCAATAATTGCAACCGGAAGTGCTCCGGTTGCCCTTCCCAATATTCGCCCCGATGGCGGTTCTGTTCTCGCATCATCAAGTATTATCAACCTTAAAAAAGCACCAAAAGACCTGATTATTTTAGGAGGCGGGGCAATAGGAATTGAACTTGGTTCTTTTTTTCATCGCCTTGGAACAAAAATTATCATGGTAGAAGGACGAGATAGAATAGCCGCCACCGAAGAACCTACAATAAGTGAAAGATTAAGCAAACAACTAATTGAAAAGGGTTGGGAACTACATATCGGAAAGCCAGTCGTATCGCTTGTAACGGTTGATGATGAAAGCGTTTTAACCTTTGCAGACGGAAATCAACTAAAAGCGGAGTTTTCTTTGGTTGCAATAGGAAGAAAACCTCTTAGTCAAGGGCTTGGACTTGAAGAAATTGGTATAAACCTCAATCAACGAGGTTTTATCGAAACCGACGAAAATTGCACTTCAAATATTCCTAATATTTACGCTATCGGCGATGTTAATGGCAAAATAATGATGGCACATATCGCAGAACAACAAGCGATGATCGCTGTTAACCACATATTAAAAGAGCACACAGATTACAAGATTAAACACGTTTCAAGCTGTATTTACGGAGATATAGAGTTAATAAAAGTAGGCAACTCGGTCGCCGAACTAAAAACACAAGGAAAAACCGTTCAAATATCAACAGCCGAATTTAAAGACAATATCTTTGCAAAATGTTTGGGAGAAAATGACGCTTTTGTTCAAATCGCCTGGGTCAACGATAAAATTGCATCTATTTCGGCTATTGGTCAAAACGTATCTCATTTAATCACGCAAGCAATTATCTTGGTAAATAAAGAATTTACGAAAGACGATATGCAAAAAATCTTCCTACCTGTACCGATATTTGACGAAACACTCAAAACCGCAATTTTAAATAAAAGGCAACAAGCCTAA